A region of Plutella xylostella chromosome 29, ilPluXylo3.1, whole genome shotgun sequence DNA encodes the following proteins:
- the LOC125488530 gene encoding uncharacterized protein LOC125488530 yields the protein MFKLFIFACFVAMCAANPSPKADPKADPKADPSLIAPVAYTAAYTAPVAYSAAYTAPVAYSAAYTAPLAYSPYYASPYAAYYLR from the exons ATGTTCAAACTG TTCATCTTCGCTTGCTTTGTGGCCATGTGCGCCGCCAACCCTAGTCCCAAGGCCGACCCTAAGGCTGACCCCAAGGCTGACCCATCCCTCATCGCGCCTGTAGCCTACACGGCCGCCTACACCGCGCCCGTCGCCTACTCCGCCGCCTACACCGCCCCCGTCGCCTACTCCGCTGCTTACACCGCGCCCCTCGCCTACTCCCCGTACTACGCGTCTCCCTATGCTGCTTACTACCTGCGATGA
- the LOC105395004 gene encoding pupal cuticle protein C1B-like isoform X1, with translation MFKLFIFACFLAVCAASPSPKADPKADPKADPKADPALIAPVAYTAAYTAPVAYSAAYTAPVAYSAAYTAPLAYSPYYASPYSAYYLR, from the exons ATGTTCAAGCTG TTCATCTTCGCGTGCTTCCTGGCCGTGTGCGCCGCCAGCCCCAGCCCCAAGGCCGACCCCAAG GCCGACCCCAAGGCTGACCCCAAGGCTGACCCAGCCCTCATCGCGCCTGTAGCATACACGGCCGCCTACACCGCGCCCGTCGCCTACTCCGCCGCCTACACCGCCCCCGTCGCCTACTCCGCTGCCTACACCGCGCCCCTCGCCTACTCCCCGTACTACGCGTCTCCCTACTCCGCCTACTACCTGCGATGA
- the LOC105395004 gene encoding pupal cuticle protein C1B-like isoform X4, which translates to MFKLFIFACFLAVCAASPSPKADPKADPKADPALIAPVAYTAAYTAPVAYSAAYTAPVAYSAAYTAPLAYSPYYASPYSAYYLR; encoded by the exons ATGTTCAAGCTG TTCATCTTCGCGTGCTTCC TGGCCGTGTGCGCCGCCAGCCCCAGCCCCAAGGCCGACCCCAAGGCTGACCCCAAGGCTGACCCAGCCCTCATCGCGCCTGTAGCATACACGGCCGCCTACACCGCGCCCGTCGCCTACTCCGCCGCCTACACCGCCCCCGTCGCCTACTCCGCTGCCTACACCGCGCCCCTCGCCTACTCCCCGTACTACGCGTCTCCCTACTCCGCCTACTACCTGCGATGA
- the LOC105395004 gene encoding pupal cuticle protein C1B-like isoform X2: MFKLFIFACFLAVCAASPSPKADPKADPKADPALIAPVAYTAAYTAPVAYSAAYTAPVAYSAAYTAPLAYSPYYASPYAAYYLR; this comes from the exons ATGTTCAAGCTG TTCATCTTCGCGTGCTTCCTGGCCGTGTGCGCCGCCAGCCCCAGCCCCAAGGCCGACCCCAAGGCTGACCCCAAGGCCGACCCAGCCCTCATCGCGCCTGTAGCATACACGGCCGCCTACACCGCGCCCGTCGCCTACTCCGCCGCCTACACCGCCCCCGTCGCCTACTCCGCCGCCTACACCGCGCCCCTCGCCTACTCCCCGTACTACGCGTCTCCCTACGCCGCCTACTACCTGCGATGA
- the LOC105395004 gene encoding pupal cuticle protein C1B-like isoform X3 codes for MFKLFVFACFVAVCAASPSPKADPKADPKADPALIAPVAYTAAYTAPVAYSAAYTAPVAYSAAYTAPLAYSPYYASPYSAYYLR; via the exons ATGTTCAAACTG TTTGTCTTCGCTTGCTTCGTGGCCGTGTGCGCCGCCAGCCCCAGCCCCAAGGCCGACCCCAAGGCTGACCCCAAGGCTGACCCAGCCCTCATCGCGCCTGTAGCATACACGGCCGCCTACACCGCGCCCGTCGCCTACTCCGCCGCCTACACCGCCCCCGTCGCCTACTCCGCTGCCTACACCGCGCCCCTCGCCTACTCCCCGTACTACGCGTCTCCCTACTCCGCCTACTACCTGCGATGA
- the LOC125488463 gene encoding pupal cuticle protein C1B-like, whose translation MFKLFIFACFLAVCAASPSPKADPKADPKADPALIAPVAYTAAYTAPVAYSAAYTAPVAYSAAYTAPLAYSPYYASPYAAYYLR comes from the exons atgttcAAGCTT TTCATCTTCGCGTGCTTCCTGGCCGTGTGCGCCGCCAGCCCCAGCCCCAAGGCCGACCCCAAGGCCGACCCCAAGGCTGACCCAGCCCTCATCGCGCCTGTAGCATACACGGCCGCCTACACCGCGCCCGTCGCCTACTCCGCCGCCTACACGGCCCCCGTCGCCTACTCCGCTGCCTACACCGCGCCCCTCGCCTACTCCCCGTACTACGCGTCTCCCTACGCAGCGTACTACCTGCGATGA
- the LOC105395017 gene encoding pupal cuticle protein C1B, with translation MFKLFIFACFLAVCAASPSPKADPKADPKADPALIAPVAYTAAYTAPVAYSAAYTAPVAYSAAYTAPLAYSPYYASPYAAYYLR, from the exons ATGTTCAAGCTG TTCATCTTCGCGTGCTTCCTGGCCGTGTGCGCCGCCAGCCCCAGCCCCAAGGCCGACCCCAAGGCCGACCCCAAGGCTGACCCAGCCCTCATCGCGCCTGTAGCATACACGGCCGCCTACACCGCGCCCGTCGCCTACTCCGCCGCCTACACCGCCCCCGTCGCCTACTCCGCTGCCTACACCGCGCCCCTCGCCTACTCCCCGTACTACGCGTCTCCCTACGCCGCCTACTACCTGCGATGA